The uncultured Pseudodesulfovibrio sp. genome includes a region encoding these proteins:
- a CDS encoding PEP/pyruvate-binding domain-containing protein: MYLKQLFRHWTYQVFAPGTLLRRKYEAFKSLLAHDAVALELVADLEEMFYGKRLADRQRALWMTNRLSSAVSTMAGQLVEMNPTRYMDLPEYFRKIDFYVHMALELEQPEVGPPYILSLEEAGVMPKLAGGKASNLGRAKALDGIPVPPGFVVTANAFNYFIDFNGLGEEIEKRLRQMVVGDRDLLARLTAEMQELILAAEVPEEIARGIRYGVSEIISGDDLIAVRSSALAEDGEISFAGQYASELNVQPNDVLEAYKRVLAGKYCPRAVAYRISNGLTDSETAMAVLVIPMVDADTAGVLYTRDPDCRGREAMGVYGVRGLGHGLVDGSTSPDKAVLTREETPRLDPECTPDAGGLPSEESLIRLGQLAMRLEEAFGRPQDIEWAEDVTGELYILQTRPLQEEREEALAVQEPLPTAAFPIAQGLERASTGAGCGTVYIADTGERIAQIPDGAVVVTPSLKPSLLTFIGRMNGVISATGSRASHFASVAREWGVPVVVGDVDAGLEPGQLVTVDGTGGAIYEGCVEEIMTRAREGEQISERVVEQYAKVAPLTVRLNLTDPQSEDFTPMGCKSLHDVIRFCHEKSVNEMFAVMDKKGRGMHSAKRLETSLPLVMYVLDLGDGFFANAGEGKTVSPQDIKCRPMWALWYGLSDDRVKWPSRLTAMDWEEFDKVSGGIFSFDSKLLASYGLISEDYLHLMVRFGYHFSVVDTICGPEQGANYINFRFKGGGAGFDQRLLRLEFIRRILEHYGFETTTRGDMIDAKCSRLPENDTRRLLMRLGYLMAVTRLMDMRMDDEEQVAIEVERFINDAESRDG, encoded by the coding sequence ATGTATCTCAAGCAGCTCTTCAGGCATTGGACCTATCAGGTATTCGCTCCGGGTACCCTGCTTCGGCGCAAGTACGAGGCCTTCAAGTCCCTGCTGGCCCACGACGCAGTGGCCCTGGAACTGGTCGCCGACCTTGAGGAGATGTTTTACGGCAAGCGGCTGGCCGACCGTCAGCGCGCGCTCTGGATGACCAATCGGTTGTCCTCGGCCGTGTCCACCATGGCCGGGCAGTTGGTGGAGATGAATCCGACCCGGTACATGGATCTGCCCGAATACTTCCGCAAGATCGATTTCTACGTGCATATGGCGCTTGAGCTCGAACAGCCCGAGGTCGGGCCGCCGTACATTCTCTCCCTGGAAGAGGCCGGGGTCATGCCGAAGCTGGCAGGCGGCAAGGCGTCCAACCTGGGCCGGGCCAAGGCCCTGGATGGCATCCCGGTGCCGCCGGGTTTCGTGGTCACGGCCAATGCCTTCAACTATTTCATCGACTTCAACGGGCTGGGTGAGGAAATCGAAAAGCGGCTGCGGCAGATGGTCGTAGGCGACCGGGACCTTCTGGCCCGGCTGACCGCCGAGATGCAGGAGCTCATCCTGGCCGCCGAGGTTCCGGAGGAGATCGCCCGGGGCATCCGCTACGGCGTGTCCGAGATCATCAGCGGCGACGACCTCATCGCGGTCCGGTCCAGCGCCCTGGCCGAAGACGGCGAGATATCCTTTGCCGGGCAGTACGCCTCGGAATTGAACGTCCAGCCCAACGATGTCCTTGAGGCGTACAAGCGGGTCCTGGCGGGCAAGTACTGCCCACGGGCCGTGGCCTACCGTATCTCCAACGGGCTGACCGACAGCGAGACAGCCATGGCCGTGCTGGTCATTCCCATGGTGGACGCGGACACCGCCGGCGTGCTCTACACCCGCGACCCGGACTGCCGGGGCCGGGAGGCCATGGGCGTGTACGGCGTGCGCGGCCTGGGCCACGGACTGGTGGACGGCTCCACCTCCCCGGACAAAGCCGTGCTGACCAGGGAAGAGACCCCGCGTCTGGACCCGGAATGCACCCCGGATGCGGGCGGCCTGCCTTCGGAAGAGTCACTCATCCGGCTTGGCCAACTGGCCATGCGGCTGGAGGAGGCCTTCGGGCGGCCCCAGGATATCGAGTGGGCCGAGGACGTCACCGGGGAGCTGTATATTCTTCAGACCCGGCCCTTGCAGGAGGAGCGCGAGGAGGCCCTGGCCGTTCAGGAACCGCTTCCCACGGCCGCCTTTCCCATTGCCCAAGGGCTGGAACGCGCCTCAACGGGCGCGGGCTGCGGCACCGTGTATATCGCCGACACGGGCGAACGCATCGCCCAGATTCCTGATGGAGCCGTGGTCGTCACTCCGAGCCTCAAGCCCTCGCTGTTGACCTTCATCGGAAGAATGAACGGGGTCATCTCGGCCACGGGCAGCCGGGCCAGCCATTTTGCTTCCGTGGCCCGCGAATGGGGTGTGCCCGTGGTGGTCGGCGACGTGGACGCAGGGCTCGAACCCGGGCAGCTCGTCACCGTGGATGGCACGGGCGGCGCCATCTATGAAGGCTGCGTGGAAGAGATCATGACCAGGGCGCGCGAAGGCGAGCAGATTTCCGAACGGGTGGTGGAGCAGTATGCCAAGGTCGCCCCTCTGACCGTGCGCCTGAACCTGACCGACCCGCAGAGCGAGGACTTCACCCCCATGGGCTGCAAGTCCCTGCACGACGTTATCCGGTTCTGCCACGAGAAGTCCGTGAACGAGATGTTCGCGGTCATGGACAAGAAGGGACGCGGCATGCACTCGGCCAAGCGCCTGGAAACCAGTCTCCCGCTGGTCATGTACGTGCTGGATTTGGGCGACGGTTTCTTCGCCAACGCGGGCGAGGGCAAGACCGTGTCGCCCCAGGACATCAAGTGCCGTCCCATGTGGGCCCTGTGGTACGGATTGTCCGACGACCGGGTCAAATGGCCTTCGCGGCTGACGGCCATGGACTGGGAAGAGTTCGACAAGGTTTCGGGCGGCATCTTCAGCTTCGACTCCAAGCTGCTGGCCAGCTACGGGCTGATATCCGAGGATTATCTGCACCTGATGGTCCGTTTCGGCTACCACTTCTCGGTGGTGGATACCATCTGCGGTCCCGAGCAGGGGGCCAACTACATCAATTTTCGCTTCAAGGGCGGCGGGGCAGGCTTTGACCAGCGATTGCTCCGGCTGGAATTCATCCGCAGGATTCTGGAACACTACGGGTTCGAGACCACCACGCGCGGCGACATGATCGACGCCAAATGTTCCCGGTTGCCGGAAAACGACACCCGGCGGCTGCTCATGCGGCTGGGCTATCTGATGGCCGTGACCCGGCTCATGGATATGCGCATGGACGATGAGGAACAGGTCGCCATCGAGGTCGAGCGGTTCATCAACGATGCGGAGTCGCGCGATGGCTGA